The following DNA comes from Papaver somniferum cultivar HN1 chromosome 4, ASM357369v1, whole genome shotgun sequence.
TCATTGTTTGTAAATCTTAAAGATATGCAGAGATGAAAAGTGATCTTCTTGACGTCTATTCTATAAAGACTACGTATGGATGTACACAATTGAAACCAACCGAGATTTAAGagagaagtaagatcagaatgccATGAAGAGAATGGCGCCTCTGCCTCTCTATGTCAATCAGTTATCGCACTTCCATCTTGAGGTTCTCACACAGCTGAGATAATGACACCAACTGCAATGATCGTTACCATTTTCCCCTCGAAACAGCATCACAAGTCCCACCGTGAATCTGCAACCACCAAATTGGGAAAAGGAAGTGATGATTAATAACACAATATAGAATTTGGATGAAATTGTTCAGTATAAAACGATAAAAAACATAAAGAAAAGACGATGAACAGAGTAGAGTATTACCCAACGATCAAAAGGGCCAATCCAAGGAAACAAAGTACCCACTGGTAGACCTTATATTTGGATTTGACACGAACATCGGCTGGGAGGTTTCGGCGTTCCATCCAACTAAATTGAGGTCGGAGCAACAATACAAATCCAAGCAAGAGGCCAGTAAGAAAACCACCAATATGTGCATAATTGTCAACGTGAGGTAGTAACCCAACAGCTAAGTTGATAACAATGATGAAGATAAGCGTAATCGAAGCTGCAGCCTGAAAAGGGGAAAGGATTGACACTGTAAGCAAGATGCAGTACGTAAAGGTAGACATAAAAAATGACCAGTAGACCGAGTAACCAATAATATGGTGATCACTCATGACCCCTGAATGCTTGTAGAATAACTGCAAACCCATAAAAACAACTAGAAACTACATTTGAGCGCACTCCACTTTGTAACaactggaaataatattcaaaaaCTATGAAACTTACTTTATTGGCATATATGGTCCAATTTGTTAGAAGCTCTGACAGCATGGCTCCAAGAAGTCCAAACAAAGCACCAGATGCACCAACAGAGATATTGCCTCTGATAAAAAGAGTAGAGAGGACACTTCCACCTATGCCAGCTATGAGGTAGATTGCACCGATCCGAACTGAAACATTATACCAACATGAAGTTACTTAAAACACTCACTTCTGATATTTAATGTCGGAGACCAATTTTCTTATCtttcaaaaagaaatcaaactGTAGCTACTGTCTACGCAAAACTGAAATACTTACTGAAACCAAATTGCTGTTCAAGACGAATTCCAATGAAGACCAGGCTCAGCATGTTTGCAAGAACGTGAATGACACCCGCGTGCAACCATATGCAAGTGAAAAGTCGCCATCCTTGATTCTCATGGACCACTTTCTGCCACTGAAGGGCTCCCAACTTCTCCAA
Coding sequences within:
- the LOC113274853 gene encoding RHOMBOID-like protein 2, with translation MATEDLERGGVKNRGNNNGVNNPNYANNYQASSASYFHENNSERGWTSWLIPMFVVANIVMFIVTMYINDCPKHINDRDRGFSGAKCLARGLGRFSFQPLKENPLFGPSSATLEKLGALQWQKVVHENQGWRLFTCIWLHAGVIHVLANMLSLVFIGIRLEQQFGFIRIGAIYLIAGIGGSVLSTLFIRGNISVGASGALFGLLGAMLSELLTNWTIYANKAAASITLIFIIVINLAVGLLPHVDNYAHIGGFLTGLLLGFVLLLRPQFSWMERRNLPADVRVKSKYKVYQWVLCFLGLALLIVGFTVGLVMLFRGENGNDHCSWCHYLSCVRTSRWKCDN